TCATGCTCTGCATGCTCTGGGGGCTTCATGTACAGGTTGTTTCCCTTGTCTGGAATATTCTCCCCTGAGccagtcaatccttcccagccttcAGTGCCCAGTGTCAATATCTCCATCTCTAGAGGGACATCCCTGTCCATTCCCTACCCCATCCCTCACTTCCATATCTAAGTCAGATTCCTTTATCACAGCCCCATAGGACTCAGTTTATTTCCTAAGGGACACTCATCTCAATTTGAAGCTATAAATTCAATAATATGCAGGCTGGTAAGGAAAGGAGTAAACCATGAGTCTTACTGATAACTGCTGGTATCAAATGCCAGCCTGGTTCAATTATTTTCCatctcaaaacaaaaaaattgtagGCAGGAGTCTGATTGTTCTCTTCATGATATTCCCAGAGCCCAGGACATGCCTGGTGAGTAGATGTGGTCAAGTAACAAGCAAGGGGATGGGTGAATGAAGAGTGCATGGATGGGCTTGCTCAGAGCACCGAGGGCCAGGCTGGGCATGCAGGTAGTGCCCAGGCCAGGGTTTGATGGGGTGACTGACTCTGCTCTGGTTCTGTCAGTATGAGGAGCTGCAGGTCACAGCCGGCCAGCACGGTGATGATCTCCGCAACACCAAACAAGAGATCTCCGAGACGAATCGGATGATCCAGAGGCTGAGAGCCGAGATAGACAACGTCAAGAAGCAGGTACATTCTGGCAGGACCCAGAGCTCCCCACACACTTATGTCTTCCGGGTCATTCTGCCTCACTTACAGGACTCCTACCCAAGAAGCACCAGATTTCCAGGGGTTATCAGTAAGGTTCATGGCTTCCTCCTTTCCTTACAGTGTGCCAGCCTGCAAACAGCCATTGCCGATGCAGAACAGCGCGGGGAGCTGGCCCTCAAGGATGCACGGGCCAAGCTGGTGGACCTGGAGGAGGCCCTGCAAAAGTCCAAGCAGGACATGGCCCGGCTGCTGCGCGAGTACCAAGAGCTCATGAACATCAAACTGGCCCTGGATGTGGAGATTGCCACCTACAGGAAGCTGCTAGAGGGCGAGGAGTGCAGGTGAGGGCAGATCACCCATCCCAGCAGCCTGGGCATTCCTAGGGGCtcaggttggacatgactgaagggacttagcatgcatgcatgtacgcAGGTTGATACAGGCCCTTCCTTGCCTGGAAAAGGGAGCAAAATGCTGGTAGATCTGGACTCTGACAAAGAATACAGGTGCAGTTTCTTTCCAGGGAAATCATAATCAACAATCCCAAATTTGAGGTGCAACTGCTTTTAGCACCCTATAGAAATCTAGAAGCTGATTGGATCTAGGTAAAATCAAATCAAAGGAGAAATTTGGTCACGCAATGGGTCTGGATATGTAGTATGAATGACTCTGAATTGAGAATAAATTGTCCTAGGATTTGGGCCAACAGGTCTACCACTAACTagctacatgctgctgctgctgctgctaagttgcttcagtcgtgtccgactctgtgcgaccccatagacagcagcccaccagtttctgcactccctgggattctccaggcaagagtactggagtggcttgccattgccttctccgaactagcTACATAAGCTTAGGAAATTCAGCATCTTCCTCCCACCAATGCTCCCCACTCCCGCTTTCTATGTCTTTAGTGATGGAATAAAGAGGCCAGGTCACATGATCCCCAAAGCACAGTGGGGGCTTTGTACTCCAGTACCACTTGTGTGACCAGCTGTGTGATTTCTCcagtcctcatctgtaaaatgggacaggCAGAGTTTCTATCTTCTATGTTATTAAGAGGGCTAAAGTGAGGGGCTACCAGTGAAGTTCTCAGAACAATGGATGGGACACGGCAAATGATTAGCTCCCCCTGATTTTAATGGCCAAAGATGTGGGCTTTGGAGTCAAATTAATTTGGCCTCAAATCCAGCTTTGTGATCATGAGCAAGTTAGTTAACCTCTCTGATCttcaatttccccatctgtaaaaccgAGATTGTAATACCTACTTAGGGGTTGTTGAGAGAATTAAGTGGCATAATGTGGGTAATAGGTAGGTAGCCCTTTTCAAGGGCTAGGTCTGCATTTATGATGAATGCCACTTCTGTCCTCAAAATGCTAAAGCAAAACTACTCTAGTTGTTACAACAAGGCTAGGCCGATGATTGCTATTGTTACATTTATGACTCAGACTCCTCTCCACACCTGTAATAACCTCGGTACCTGACAATAGGCCATTGTTGAAAGAGCGATCTTCTTGTTCTATGACAGCCCTGCCTTTCCAGCTGCCTCTAACATATGAtttgctttaattttcttaagGTGTTTATCTCGTTTACACTAAAAATTCTGAGATTACAGATTTGACTCCTATGAACCCCAACTCTGCATTTTTCATTcattagattattattatttttttaatactactGGTATTTAAATAATTTCAACCTCCATTACTTctgcaataaaaataattgaaggCTTTCTCAGTGAATTTAAAACAATTGCACAAATGTCATTTCAAATGACCACAAGTTGCTGGACACCACAGTAACCTTCcttctcccccctcctccccatcaGGCTGAGTGGAGAGGGCGTTTCTCCAGTTAATATCTGTGAGTATGACATCCTTTCATGTCATCTGAAATGTATGTGGCTGGGGACTGGGGAGATGGTGGGCATGTCAGAGGGTGCCAGGGATGTATGGGGCATTGGAGGGGATCCTACCTATGGGAGGTTCATTTTGAGAAGGTTTGAGATTCTGAGTTTCTATTAGGAGAGACCTTACAGTCATCGACTTTACCTCTTTGCAAGTGAGAGGGCACCACGAGGGGAGTAACGGGAAGTTTGCGCTCATCCTTCTACATGGGTTGCAGGATCCTCAGGCCACACCCTCCCCTGCCCAGACTGGATCACACTAGAGAGATACTGTCTTCTCTCAAGCATTAGAGAGAGCCTTCGTGCTGGGCACTAGGGCATTGCCAGTTAGGCAGCCTCTTCCAGAACAGTCTGGGAGAAGCCCCACTGCTTGGCTTAACTCTATGGAGTGTAACACAGAAAGCTACCAAGGGGTTTCAAGGCAGTGAGAGTTCTAAGAGGCCTGGCAGTTGGGCGCCACTTCCCAGAAGCAGGAGAGGCGTTCGTTAGCAAGCTTGCACAGCCCGCACTGGTAAGCACAGAAGTCACCGTTTACAGAGCTCAGTGCTGGCATCGTGAGGCCAAGAGACGATTCTTAGAACTTACACTCTGCAAGTGAGTTCAGTTTTCTTGACGTGACAGTCACCTTAGCGATTGATGATATTAACCAATGACTCAATAAGGCAGATCCCTCTGAACCACCCAGAGGTCCTCCTTCCCTAAGGTCCTTGTCCAGTGGCTCCAGAGACCCTCAAAGCTAATTTGGGGACTGGCTGGCATGACGTCTAAAGTTTCCTTTCTTGAAAGCACCTAAAGTCTGTGCTTATTTCCTAAGGTTGCCATAACatagtaccacagactgggtggtgagaaacaacagaaatatactgTCTCgtggttctggaggctagagaTTACAAAcagaggtgtcagcagggccgtgTGTCCCTAAGCCTGTAGGGAGgaccttccttgcctcttcctggcttctggtggtAGCTGTCCAGCCTTGGTGTTGCTTGCCTCACTCCAGCCTCTGTCTCTATGATCATGTGGCCATTTTGGTGTGTCTGTCTTCACTTGGACATCTTGCCTTGTCTTAAAAGGACACTAATCATAATGGACCAGGGCCCACCTTAATGATTTTATCCTAACCTGATTACAACTACAAGGTCCTATTTCCAAGTAAAGACACTTTACAGGTATTCAACACATTTTGGGGAGCATACAGTTCATCCAATAACAGAGTCTATATTTTATTTCAGCTTTCCTTCAGAAGGGCCCGAAGTAAGGTACTAGATGTTTAAGATGATGGGTGGTTTGAAAGTTAGGGAGAGAGCAGTtcgggaggagaaaaggacagagttAGCCAGCCAGGGGGTCATCTGTCACTTGGTCTATCAAGAGTATTCCAGCCCTGCCTTGGGATTCAGAGAGCGTGGACTGGAGGGCACAAAGGGAAATGTACCCACAACCAGCTGTGAGCTTCCAGAAGGAAGGGAGACACCAAGACCAGGGAGAGATGGCCACAAAACAGCAGGGGAATCAAAGGGAAGGCAGGCGGGTAAAAGAGCTTCCCAGAGGACGGGCATCCCAGTAAGTtctggaaggagaagagaggcACCAAGTAGCAGGGGAGAGGCAGGAAGCCATTCGGACTGGGAGGACACCTGGTGCTGTGGGGCAGCTGAAACTAAACTGAGCCACGGGACAGTGAGCTCACGAAGTGGGCAGGAAACTGGAAAGAGGCAAACCACCGGTCCCCACCCCATGGATTTCGGGGAGCTGTCCATGATGCCCCAGGTGTCTTCTCTCCTGCCCTTGGTTCTGACCACATCTCCTCTCTTCCGGCAGCTGTGGTCACCTCCACCGTCTCCAGTGGCTACGGAGGTGGCAGCAGTATTGGCAGTGGAAGCCTGGGCCTCAGTGGGGGCAGCGGCTGCTCCTTCATGACCAGTGGTGGGCACAGCCTGGGCGGCTCCAGCttcagcaacagcagcagccggGGCCTCGGGGGCAGTGGCTCCAGCTTCAAGTTTGTCTCCACCACGTCCTCCAGCCGGAAGAGCTATAAGCACTAAACACAGTCACCCTGCTCCCTCACCCCTACCCTGAAGCCAGCTCCGCCCGCTCACCTGGCCTGTCTGCACTCATCCCTGCTCACCTAGGTGCTTTTCCTTGTCTCCCGTCCTCGAGGTTCACCTGTGCTgccaggaagcctggcatcctgtcTATATCCCATTCCCCAGCCTAAGCCAGCCTCTGCCCTCCCTCAGTCCCCAGACTGCTCCTAGAACCCACTCTGTGCCAAACCCGCTCTCTTTCAAAATTCACTGTCAGATTGTCTTTCAGAGACTCCCCATcagctctgcctccctcctcccttcctccaaaTGCAGTCTGTATCTCCCAGACCATCTCAGTGTCAGCCCACCTGTCTCACGATGCTTACGAGCTGCCTGCTGGATGAGAGTGaagcctctctctctttcctcccaggACCGTGTCTATTAAATGCATGTATAATGTGTCTGGTGTCCAGCCCTCTATTTGGAATGGTGATGGAGCAGAGAGTGATCCTTCTCCCCATCCAAACCTCCTCTCAGCATGGGGTCCTGGCACAGGGAGGGCTCAGCGCATCTgacctccctccctttccctcagAGCTAAGAAGACTGGGCTGAGAAgatgggaggggcaggagggccaAGCACTGGCCagattccctccctccctccttctgccCACCTACCCCCTCCTCCCATCAGGATGCCTTCTTTGAGAAGCCCAAGCCCCTGGGCGGAAGCTCTGCTCAGACTCCCCACTCTGTATGTCATGCAGGGCAATGCCTTCCCCTCCCCAAACCAGACTGAGTTCCAAGGACACTGACGTAGGGTGGGCAGCCCAGCCCTCTGCCAGCAAAGGGCTGATTGTTTCCTGACAGCTTCCAACTTGCAGATGTGAGCAGGAAAATAACAGGCCAGGAGAGGAGTTAGAAGTCAGCCCTGGGGGCAGTGCTTTCACCCAACAGAAGGGCCATTTAGGCCCATAATTGCAGGCAGCTCCCACATTCCTGAGTGTACAGCCTCTGGAAACCTCCCATCAGACCTCAGCCCCTGGCATCACCCAGAGTTGAGGCAGCCTGAGTGGGCTTGGAGGGATGGGGTCAGTGCTCAGGACCACATTGGTGGGCTCTTGGAACCAGGGATCTCAAACACAGCTGTCCAGGGTGAAAGAGCAAGAAGTTAaatggaagggaaggaaggggccATGAACTAGGATGAGAAAAGATGAATGTAAAACCAGGGGCTAAAATTTGGAAGGTTTGGAGGgagaggatggaaggaaggagagaaatgaCACTGAGAATATGTCCCTGGTCCTCAGGGTGACCACGGGATGAGACGCTGGGGTGAGGGGTAGAGGGTACAGGAATTCGGAGTGAAATCCTGAATTTGCTCCTTCCCTCGAACAAGCCACCTCGCCATCGGTACGAGAATAGTGATGCAGAGCTGGTGACCTGCAGTCAGACTGCTGGGTCCTAAGTCTCGGAACTACTCTACACCTCAATTGCTTCATGTGCAAAGCAAGAATAATATGAGTTACCCCTTCCTGCTGTGTGAAGTTCAAATGAGAAACAGGTGTAAAGCACTACTTATAATTGCTGCTCCATAAATATTGGCAATTATTATTCTTGTTGTCCAACCTCACAATGAGAATCAAATAACAATGCTTATAACTGACCTGCCTGTGGTCTGGCACAGATGAAatcctcaataaaaaaatttttccctcATAAGTGACCATGATGGGAAGACTGTAATCAAGTGTATGGTTTCAGAGTCCAAGACTCAAGAAaaggggaggagaagaaaagCCATGGGAATATCTGCAGCATATGGCTGAGAACGTGGGatgattgggggtgggggggcttggGACCAGGCCTGCCCCAGGTCCCAATTCCCAGGCCTGGTCCTGCCCTGGGTGGGGTGTTCCCTGTGATGATGAGCAGTGCAGGAAGATGGGTCATGGCCAGACATACCATTGAGATGAACTCAACAGAGTGGTCTTTGATCTTCTCTGGCCAAACCCAGTTCTCGAAAGGGATAAAAGTCAAGGAGAGTTGTAGAGAGCTAGACTTGGAAGGCTGTTCATCCCTGTGACAGTTTCACTCCTCTGACCCGCTGACACCGGCTCCCACCATGACCCAACGATCCTCTATCACCATCAAGTCAGGGGGTTCTCGGAACTTCAGTGCTTCCTCAGCCAACCTCCTCCCAGGCTGCAGGCCCAGCTTCAGTTCCATCTCCATGATCCAGAGTGGGAAGAGCTTCGGGGGTGGCTTTGGAGGTGGATTTGGAACCAGGAGCCTCCACAGCTTTGGGGGTAACAAGAGAATCTCCATCAGCAGTGGCTACCGCTCCAACCGGACTGGCTTCGGGGGTGCTGGCTACGGGTTGGGTCTTGGGGGCATAGGGTACAGAGTGGGAGGAGTTGGCAGTGGCTGTGGATTTGGAGGTGGGATGATGTCTGGTGCTGGAGGTATCCATGAGGTCACCGTCAACCAGAGCCTCCTCACCCCCCTTCACCTGGAGATTGATCCGTCCCTCCAGCGGGTacggaaggaggagaaggagcagatcAAGACCCTTAACAACAAGTTCGCCTCCTTCATCGACAAGGTGAGAGGGCCATGGGGTTCCCGCCAGGAAAGCATGTGGCACCCAGGAGTATCTCAGCTTTCTGTTCTTCTCTGAGGTCCTGGGGGCCAGGGGTGTGGAGGAAGCGGTTTCCTACCTTGTTGAGATGAGAAAAATGTCCATCTTTGGGCACCAGAGCTGTCTGACCCACTGCGAGAAtattgctctctttttttttttacactcatattatttttttaatatgatattatacatgttttaatgccattctgccaaatcatccccccactccctctcccacagagtccaaaagactgttctatacatctgtgtctcttttgctgtttcacatacagggttatcgttaccatctttctaaattccatatatatgcgttagtatactgtattggtgtttttctttctggcttacttcactctgtataataggctccagtttcatccacctcattagaactgattcaaatgtattctttttaatggctgagtaatactccattgtgtacatgtaccacagctttcttatccattcatctgctgatggacatctaggttgcttccatgtcctggctattataaacagtgctgcgatgaacattggggtacacgtgtctctttcaattctggttttcttggtgtgtatgcccagcagtgggattgctggatcataaggcagttctatttccagttttttaaggactctccacactgttctccatagtggctgtactagtttgcattcccaccaacagtttattGTATTGCTCTCTTGATGGATAGCCATGAACATGGCTTAAAATTAGACAGCAAAAGGGATTGGTTCAGAGAGCAGAGGATCAAGAAATGGAAGGTTACAAGTTCAGCTCACAGGCTGAGGTCACTTTTCCCTGCCAGTCAACAGGGGCAAGTCCTGTGGCAACCTCACTATTGATTTGATTGGCAAGGGAGGCACTCAGGGTTTCAGACTTTCCTTTTGGTGAGAGGAAAGCTGTGACTTCAGCCCTGAGTCTCCCCTGCTGTTGGCCTGGAACCCTAGGGGTTTCCCCAGTTCTGGTGTGCACTACTGCCAGTTCACACTGGAGCTAATTGCTTTCATCTGGGAAGAACCAGCTCAAGAATCTAGATCATTCAGGCTCCAATCCTGGATTCTGAAAGAAAAAGTGCTAAACTGAGGGGCAACCAGCTCCTACCGTCAGCTCTCCTGCTGGGAGAATCCCCAACTTCTTAGGTCTCAGTTGGGTTGAACAGATGGACTCCAAGGTCCTCTTGCAGGTCTAACAGGCTATGAAATGCCTCATCATATGGACTCAGACCTTTGAATGTATAAACCTAATCACAGGGACTGCTGAAGCTTTTATCACCCATGTCCTCCACTTGATGTGATGTTTGTTCCAACAGATGGGAGATGTCCAGAAACCCCATTCTGAGGGGAAGGATGTGGGCCCTGCTTTTCCACAGTTCATCTGGAGGGGTCTTGGGGAATGAGGGCATGTGTCTAGGGAGGACTTGGAGCCAGGACGAGGGAAGAGAAAGCAGGAGTGGGACACATTTGTTAAAGACCCTCTGTAGGCACACTGCCGATTCCAAAGCCTTGGAGGCTCTGTTCCTTCATTCTCTGAGGCTGTGTGTCACTCCAGCTGCTCCCAACAGAAGGACTGGTTTAGAGAAAAAGGTTTTACATGTTCCCGAGGCTGTCTCCCAGCCTGAGGAGCAGCTGAGTGCAATTCAGGAAAACCAGATTAGTAGCACAGGACCACAGGAACCTGAGGTCTGAGAGAATAGAGACAAGAAGAGGCTTGTGCAAGGCCACACGGCTCATGAGGGACATGGCTGAAACTGTATCCAGGTCCCCCTAAGGTGACTCCAGAGTGATCTACTCCAGCATTCCTGGATTGTGGTGGCCACTGAGTCCAGATTCTAGATCTAGAGAAATCATGTTGAAAGCAAATGGGTGAATTTTCTGCCAGGAACCTCTTGCCCATTTATTGGGAACCAAAGATCTCACTCAGTAACATGGTAGAGTGTTCTTTTCTTCAGCTATCACACGTCAGCATGGTGTGATGTATTCAGATGGTTTCCTGGCCCTCTGGCCCTCCTGCCTACTCTCACCTCCAAACCCAGCCACTAGCCAGTCTCCCAGCCCCATCACACCAACATGGGCTTGGCCATTTACATCCCAGGCTCCTGCCAGCCTGAGAACAAGGAGGAGGAGCCTGCCACCTGGACTCTGAGATCTTGCAGGGCTCCCCGCTACACTGTCGGGGGTCCTGTATCCCAGAGCCCTCTGCGAGGCAATGGCTGTAAAGACATGCTCATGGGTTCTCACCTCTGGTGGCGGCAGGTGCGGTTCCT
This window of the Bos taurus isolate L1 Dominette 01449 registration number 42190680 breed Hereford chromosome 5, ARS-UCD2.0, whole genome shotgun sequence genome carries:
- the LOC615589 gene encoding keratin-like protein, producing the protein MTQRSSITIKSGGSRNFSASSANLLPGCRPSFSSISMIQSGKSFGGGFGGGFGTRSLHSFGGNKRISISSGYRSNRTGFGGAGYGLGLGGIGYRVGGVGSGCGFGGGMMSGAGGIHEVTVNQSLLTPLHLEIDPSLQRVRKEEKEQIKTLNNKFASFIDKVRGPWGSRQESMWHPGVSQLSVLL